A single Armatimonadota bacterium DNA region contains:
- a CDS encoding (2Fe-2S)-binding protein yields the protein MKVPISVTVNGVTYQHEVEPRLLLVYYLRDVLGLTGTHIGCDTTSCGTCTVLMDGLAVKSCTVLAAQADGAEIVTVEGLAQDGTLHPIQEAFWEEHGLQCGFCTPGMMLTALQILERHPDPTDEQIRHGLEGNLCRCTGYQHIVNAITSAARKLREQHLPAIPRRAAAPVTGGAKEGD from the coding sequence GTGAAGGTTCCGATCTCGGTTACCGTCAACGGTGTCACCTACCAGCATGAGGTGGAACCCCGCCTGCTGCTGGTCTACTACCTCCGGGATGTCCTGGGCCTGACCGGCACCCACATCGGCTGCGACACCACGTCCTGCGGGACGTGCACCGTGCTGATGGACGGGCTGGCCGTCAAGTCCTGTACGGTCCTCGCGGCGCAGGCCGACGGCGCCGAGATTGTGACGGTGGAGGGCCTGGCCCAAGACGGCACGCTCCACCCCATCCAGGAGGCGTTCTGGGAGGAGCACGGGCTGCAGTGCGGGTTCTGCACGCCCGGCATGATGCTCACGGCGCTGCAGATCCTGGAGCGCCACCCCGATCCCACCGACGAGCAGATCCGCCACGGCCTGGAGGGCAACCTCTGTCGGTGCACCGGCTACCAGCACATCGTCAACGCCATCACGTCGGCGGCGCGCAAGCTGCGCGAGCAGCACCTTCCCGCCATCCCCCGGCGCGCGGCGGCCCCGGTCACAGGAGGAGCAAAGGAGGGGGACTGA